A single window of Candidatus Kapaibacterium thiocyanatum DNA harbors:
- a CDS encoding excinuclease ABC subunit B: MSDFQLQTKYAPSGDQPKAIAELLEGLRSGQQHQTLLGVTGSGKTFTVSNVISEIQRPTLVISPNKTLAAQLYGEFKSFFPNNAVEFFISYYDYYQPEAYIPSTDVFIDKDFSINDEIDRLRLRATSALVEGRRDTIVVASVSCIYGIGAKEDFKDQLLLIKEGMELSRQKLLYRLSDIHYSRNDFEFARGTFRVRGDVVDIMPAYEDNRAIRVEYFGDEIEKVSWIDRRDGKVLERIGSMLLYPARLFVTSQSNLARAIVDIKDELVHRLKELRDMGKLLEAQRLEQRTLFDIEMMKEVGYCSGIENYSMHLSGRKPGDKPNCLLDYFPDDFLLVIDESHVTVPQVRAMYNGDRVRKTTLVEHGFRLPSALENRPLKFEEFEAHVNQAIYVSATPGTYELEKSMGVVVEQVIRPTGLLDPHIDVRPVKNQIDDLLGEIRDRVTRSERILVTTLTKRMAEDLTDYLHNLNIRVAYIHSDVDSLERVEIIRNLRLGQFDVLIGVNLLREGLDMPEVTLVAILDADKEGFLRSERSLMQTAGRTARNANGLVIFYADRITNSMKAVMDETNRRRALQEDYNREHGIDPKTVYKSLEEILESTSVADMQTKRVERQAEKEHARLKRAAEPIAKYLTPEQRKEMIDQMFVEMKNAARDLDFERAAELRDEITRLQAI; this comes from the coding sequence ATGTCAGATTTTCAGCTCCAGACCAAGTACGCACCGTCGGGCGATCAGCCCAAGGCCATCGCCGAACTGCTGGAAGGGCTGCGTTCCGGCCAGCAGCATCAGACGCTGCTAGGGGTGACGGGTTCCGGAAAGACCTTCACCGTCTCGAACGTCATCAGCGAGATCCAGCGGCCCACCCTCGTCATCTCGCCGAACAAGACCCTGGCCGCCCAGCTCTACGGTGAATTCAAGAGCTTCTTCCCCAACAACGCCGTCGAATTCTTCATCTCCTACTACGACTACTACCAGCCCGAGGCCTACATCCCGTCGACGGACGTGTTCATCGACAAGGACTTCTCCATCAACGACGAGATCGACCGGCTCCGCCTCCGCGCCACGAGCGCCCTGGTGGAAGGCCGGCGCGATACGATCGTCGTCGCCTCGGTCTCCTGCATCTACGGCATCGGTGCGAAGGAGGACTTCAAGGACCAGTTGCTGTTGATCAAGGAAGGCATGGAACTCAGCAGACAGAAACTGCTGTATCGATTGTCCGACATCCACTATTCGAGGAACGACTTCGAGTTCGCCCGCGGCACGTTCCGTGTACGCGGAGACGTGGTGGACATCATGCCCGCTTATGAAGACAACCGTGCCATCCGCGTGGAGTATTTCGGCGACGAGATCGAGAAGGTCTCGTGGATCGACCGCCGCGACGGCAAGGTGCTCGAACGCATCGGCTCCATGCTCCTCTATCCTGCACGCCTCTTCGTGACCTCGCAGTCGAACCTCGCCCGTGCCATCGTCGACATCAAGGACGAGCTCGTGCACCGTCTGAAGGAACTGCGCGACATGGGCAAGCTGCTCGAAGCACAACGCCTCGAACAGCGGACGCTCTTCGACATCGAGATGATGAAGGAAGTGGGATACTGTTCCGGTATCGAGAACTATTCCATGCATCTGAGCGGACGCAAGCCCGGCGACAAGCCGAACTGCCTGCTCGACTACTTCCCCGACGACTTCCTGCTCGTCATCGACGAGAGCCACGTCACGGTCCCGCAGGTACGCGCCATGTACAACGGCGACCGCGTGCGCAAGACGACGCTCGTGGAGCACGGCTTCCGCCTGCCGAGCGCACTGGAGAACCGTCCGCTCAAGTTCGAGGAGTTCGAGGCCCACGTCAACCAGGCCATCTACGTGAGCGCCACGCCGGGCACGTACGAACTCGAGAAGAGCATGGGCGTCGTCGTCGAACAGGTGATCCGTCCTACCGGCCTGCTCGATCCCCACATCGACGTACGTCCGGTGAAGAACCAGATCGACGACCTGCTGGGCGAGATCCGGGATCGCGTGACGAGAAGCGAACGTATCCTCGTGACGACGCTGACGAAGCGGATGGCCGAGGACCTCACCGACTACCTCCACAACCTGAACATCCGCGTAGCCTACATCCATTCCGACGTCGACTCGCTGGAACGTGTGGAGATCATCCGCAATCTGCGTCTCGGACAGTTCGACGTCCTCATCGGCGTCAACCTCCTGCGCGAAGGCCTCGACATGCCCGAGGTGACCCTGGTGGCCATTCTCGATGCCGACAAGGAGGGTTTCCTACGCAGCGAACGTTCACTCATGCAGACGGCAGGACGGACGGCCCGTAACGCCAACGGCCTCGTCATCTTCTACGCTGACCGCATCACCAATTCGATGAAGGCAGTGATGGACGAGACGAATCGCCGTCGTGCCCTGCAGGAAGACTACAACCGGGAACACGGCATCGATCCTAAGACAGTTTATAAATCTCTCGAAGAGATACTCGAATCCACATCGGTAGCGGACATGCAGACGAAGCGTGTGGAACGTCAGGCCGAAAAGGAACATGCCCGCCTGAAGCGTGCTGCGGAGCCCATCGCGAAGTACCTCACGCCCGAACAGCGCAAGGAAATGATCGACCAGATGTTCGTGGAGATGAAGAACGCCGCCCGCGACCTGGACTTCGAACGCGCAGCCGAACTTCGGGACGAGATCACCCGCCTGCAGGCGATATGA
- a CDS encoding tRNA preQ1(34) S-adenosylmethionine ribosyltransferase-isomerase QueA codes for MKLSEFKFTVPKASVAKFPSDPREASKMMVVNRETGEIEDREFKDILSFFDKGDVIVVNETKVFPARLFGKKEKTNAKIEVMLLRELKAQERIWDVLVEPARKVRIGNKIYFDNNRFYCEIIDNTTSRGRTVRFSYDGDLHQVIERIGQMPLPEYIKREPTELDKETYQCVFANPDKVGSIAPPTSGLHFSEKLLKAAEKKGVKVARVTLNIGQGIFETIEVEDLTKHRMYSEYFEISKDAADTINKALKSKKNVYAVGCSVVRALESSVLTSGIVKPNRGWTDKFIHPPYEFKIANRFITNFHLPASPSLLLATAYAGGKDTIFKAYKRAMKSEYRFFAYGDAMLII; via the coding sequence ATGAAATTGTCGGAATTTAAATTCACGGTCCCCAAGGCATCCGTTGCCAAATTTCCTTCCGATCCCCGTGAGGCCTCCAAGATGATGGTGGTCAACCGTGAGACCGGTGAAATCGAAGACCGGGAATTCAAGGACATTCTGAGTTTCTTCGACAAGGGCGACGTCATCGTGGTGAACGAGACGAAGGTGTTCCCGGCTCGGCTGTTCGGCAAGAAGGAAAAGACGAATGCGAAGATCGAGGTAATGCTGCTGCGCGAGCTGAAGGCCCAGGAGCGTATATGGGACGTCCTCGTCGAGCCCGCACGCAAGGTACGGATCGGTAACAAGATCTACTTCGACAACAACCGGTTCTATTGCGAAATCATCGATAACACGACGTCGCGTGGTCGTACGGTGCGTTTCTCGTACGATGGTGACCTCCATCAGGTGATCGAACGCATCGGCCAGATGCCGCTGCCCGAATACATCAAGCGCGAGCCCACGGAGCTCGACAAGGAAACGTATCAGTGCGTCTTCGCCAATCCGGACAAGGTAGGCTCCATCGCTCCGCCGACGTCGGGCCTGCATTTCTCCGAGAAGCTCCTCAAGGCAGCCGAGAAGAAGGGGGTCAAGGTCGCGCGCGTCACGTTGAACATCGGTCAGGGAATCTTCGAGACGATCGAAGTGGAAGATCTCACCAAGCACCGCATGTACAGTGAATACTTCGAGATCTCGAAGGATGCCGCCGACACGATCAACAAGGCCCTGAAGTCAAAGAAGAACGTCTATGCCGTCGGCTGCAGCGTCGTACGCGCCCTGGAGTCGAGCGTTCTCACGAGCGGTATCGTGAAGCCCAACCGCGGATGGACGGACAAGTTCATCCATCCTCCCTACGAATTCAAGATCGCCAACCGCTTCATCACCAACTTCCACCTTCCGGCATCGCCGTCGCTGCTCCTGGCAACGGCCTATGCAGGTGGCAAGGACACGATCTTCAAGGCCTACAAGCGTGCCATGAAGAGCGAGTACAGGTTCTTCGCCTACGGTGACGCGATGCTGATCATCTGA